The nucleotide window atagaaaacaaaaagagTTATCTCAGTTTCATcaaattgtatttcatatacTGTATGTTGACTTGTTTGCTGCCTAAACAAAATATCCATTGGGTGAAAggattacaaaaataaaaataaattgcattgtatccagtaaaatataaaagataatgACTGAAATCAATATGACATCAATTTTCAGaatgtagagttatctctcttccATGAATTTGGACACAGCAGTAATGATAGATGTGCGCTTTGTAATCCTGGGCGACAAACTCAACTcatcatttatctaaaaaatataaaaaatataacaggaaagaaatatcataaacatatgtgcatatatatatatatatatatatatatatatatatatatatatatatatatatacactcagTATCCATACTAAGTAGTTCTAAATGGAAATAATACCTGAGTCACATAATGTGGTCCTATATTTTTAGgtttttataaaaatacttACCTACAGTAAGTTTGGTGTTGATATCAAAAGGACCTTGACCATTCTGACCTATATTGTGTCGTTTACCAGTTGGAATGATCGTCAGTTCGTCACACTTCCTGCATCTCACATACAGTAAGCTGGCTAGTCCATAACGTCTCTCTTTCTCACAGTCAACAAGATCCAAAGGCGTATGACACAGAAAGCACCCTCTTTGCAAATGATCCACCAGAATTGAAAATTCAACAACTCTTCTGCCTTGGAACAGGCCAGATgtctctttattttcatcatattCATCTACCTGTGCTAGTGGATCTTCGCTGTTGACATCGATGAAGTCAGGGTGGTTGTTATTTTCATCGGTACATGTTCTAATGGTTATAGTAGCAGTAGACGAGGCTTTCTTGAACCGACCTTTCTTATCTCTTTCTCGTATACAATTCCCCTCCatttccgtttgtttacatctgtgaattcttattcttttttcaAAGAAGAGTTCCAAAAAATATAAATGCCGGAATTTAtgatacgaataaactttttccgGATTTTACGCGAGTTACCAAACATTGCTGAGGATTGGAGTCccttaatgcaataatatttaatttcaacatgcatcatatacatactttaaaattaatgtaaGAGAACTGTTTTGAAAAACAAACTGGCACAAACACATTGATATTATTAGCAATAAGTTTTATGCGTTATAGTTGACGTATTTGTATTAAAGACAATTTAAATTTTACTGGAAAAAGTAACAGACATCCCAACTATCTAGCTCTGggatataatatattatatcagTACCCAGTATTGCAGAAAATGAATGAATTTGGTCCGATTTTtgcaaaaagaaaataatttcgAGTTATTATAGGTATATGCGTTTCTTTGATtcgatttttgttttattcaatgtattcttaaataattttgttttaaaaatgccaAACATATCCAAACATATTCCCGTGACCTTTAAAAGCGAAAGTAAAGTAATTTCCATTTAGCATGCGGTGGAATTTTTTATCCGTTTCCGTGAATCAAAAGACAAAACTCGTCTTTATTAATTActtgtaaacgtattatatttggcgtgtacgatatttgacagaaatcgttttttcaacaagttagcgtagatttgatatagcgcattcctgaattactttaaacatctagatttacggatggcatttagcgatgaatttcatttagcggaagctgcgttccgccaaaggcgctaaatagaatatacagccaaatgtaatacatttacagtatgtgcagatttttatggcaaCCTACATTTtaaaatcgtggtatcttgtttagaaaaatgtccTCAACGATACatgtaaaagaaacaataatttcttccactcccggagaaataaatgacaaaatctttttatttcttgaattactttattgagagaactttttttttttcaaaaaccctaagatttgcgtcattttataaTTTCACCGTGTTGAAAGTGGTAGAAAATGGTACAAATAACTataataggagacatatttgaaGCCCTATAAAATCAGTAGAATctaggagcttccgggggctttgcGCCGTTAACCGCCACCAGGGCTTCGACCTgtacccactgggggcctcaaggtggCCCCgaccccctgtctcataaagtgtttcccccgtaaccgcaattcctggatttGCCCCTGTTAATTGTTTGACTGGACATACTTATCAAATTGTAAAGTAAGTTTATGATGTTAAATGAAGGAACAGTTTGCTTCGGTTctatactgaaaaagacttgcaTTTTTAAATTTCCCTGACCTGGTTTTTGGCAAGGATCCTACATAATCTATTAACACCCTACTGAATGGTTTTTCAAATGTTGGAATAGGTTGTAGAGGGGCAGATGGGATTTTATGAATAGGTTTACCTACCATCTGGCAAACGTAACAAAACTTGCTAAATTCAGAAACATCCTTTCTTAAATTTGGCCAATAGAAATGACTCA belongs to Ostrea edulis chromosome 7, xbOstEdul1.1, whole genome shotgun sequence and includes:
- the LOC130048498 gene encoding uncharacterized protein LOC130048498; protein product: MEGNCIRERDKKGRFKKASSTATITIRTCTDENNNHPDFIDVNSEDPLAQVDEYDENKETSGLFQGRRVVEFSILVDHLQRGCFLCHTPLDLVDCEKERRYGLASLLYVRCRKCDELTIIPTGKRHNIGQNGQGPFDINTKLTVDK